From the Patescibacteria group bacterium genome, the window CAAAGAGAAAAATTCTTTCTCATGAAAATTTTTTGGCTTTCGCTTTTAACCGATCTTTTTTTAGTCTATTCTAAAATTCAAAGAAAACCATCTTTTCTTAGAATCTTTAAAGAAAAAAAGGAAAAAATTAATGTCGCCCATTATCTTTCAGCTGCTAGTGAAAGAGTCTTAACCGAGGCGATTATTTTGAGTCGAAAACTGTTCCATCAGCAAATCAATCCTGTTCATCTTTTTATTGGTCTTCTTCAAAGTGAGGTTGGTTTTACTGTTTTAGGCCGCCTTGGTTTAAACTGGACTAAATTAAAAGAAGCGATAGCAAAAATTTTAAGAGAGATTCCCCCTAATTACGAAAGAAGACCATCTTTATTGAATCCAGAAACTAAAAAAATAATTCTTCAAGCCTCGGTTTTAACTTTACAAAAAAGAAAGGATTTAATTTCTCCTTTAGCAATAATGCGAGCAATTACCGTCTTTGAAGGACCAATTAAAAAAATACTTGACGAAGATTTTGAGATTAGACCTCGGGAAATAGAAAATGTCTGTCTTTGGTTTGAAATTTATGAAGAAATTAAAAAGGATTGGCAGAGACTTAGTGAGGGAGCACGAAGACGACCAAAGGGGCCAATGAATGTGGCTATGACAGCCGTCGCCACTCCCTTTTTAGATGCTTTTTCTTCCGACCTCACAGCTCTAGCTCGTCTCGGTTATTTAGGTCCTTTTATGGATCGAGAAAAAGAAATAGAAGAGATTTTCCGTGTTTTAGAAACAGGTCAAGGTAATTTAGTTTTAGTTGGTCCGCCTGGGGTTGGCAAAACCGCCATCATTGAAGGTTTGGCTCGAAAAATGATTCAGAATGAAGTGCCAAAAATTCTCCAGGATAAAAGATTAGTTAGTCTTTCTTTAGGTCGATTAGTGGCTGGCGCTTCAAGGCCAGGCGAAATTGAGGAAAGAATGCAAATCATTATCCAAGAAATTATAAGAGCGGGTAATATTATCCTTTTTATTAAAGATATTCATAATTTAATTGGCGTTAAGACAACCGAGGGAGAATTAGATGTTGCAGAAATCTTGGCTGAAGCTTTAGAAAAGAAATATTTTTTACTTTTAGCTACTTCGACTTTAGGAATCTATGAGCATTGCTTAGAATCGTCGACTTTGGGTCAGGTTTTGACCAAGATTAACATCCAAGAACCGGATAAAAATAGCGCCATTCTTATTTGTGAGGCAAAAGTCGCTGCCATTGAAGCAAAAAATAAAGTTTTTTTCTCTTATGGTGCTTTAGAGAAAGCCGTTGAATTAGCCGAACGTTATCTTTATGAAAAATTTTTACCCCAAAAAGCGATTGAACTTCTTGAAGAGGTAGCGGTTTTTGTCAGGCAAAGAAAAGGAGCAAGGGCCATTGTCTTAAAGGAAGATGTGGCAGAAATTGTCGCTCAAAAAACTGGTATTCCTTCAGAAAAAATTAGTCAAGAAGAAAAAGAAAAATTATTAATTCTAGAAGAAAAAATTCATGAGAGAATTGTTAATCAAGAGGAAGCGGTTCATTTAGTCGCTTCAGCCATTCGTCGAGCGAGAACAGAATTAAGAGATCCGAAAAAGCCGATTGTTAACCTCTTATTTTTAGGACCAACCGGGGTTGGTAAAACCGAATTAGCCAAAACAGTGGCTGAGGTTTACTTCGGTAAAGAAGAAAAAATGATTCGTTTAGATATGAGTGAATTTCAGACTAAAGAGTC encodes:
- a CDS encoding AAA family ATPase is translated as MMDESLFYLCPSCQGQGYQGKKKCQTCFGLGVWQVYSDKKLFFDWDLSSSVFIAKKIKKFFGILIYLFLFSFGLIGFLSLLQAIFSFKIPSNFLPLFQREKFFLMKIFWLSLLTDLFLVYSKIQRKPSFLRIFKEKKEKINVAHYLSAASERVLTEAIILSRKLFHQQINPVHLFIGLLQSEVGFTVLGRLGLNWTKLKEAIAKILREIPPNYERRPSLLNPETKKIILQASVLTLQKRKDLISPLAIMRAITVFEGPIKKILDEDFEIRPREIENVCLWFEIYEEIKKDWQRLSEGARRRPKGPMNVAMTAVATPFLDAFSSDLTALARLGYLGPFMDREKEIEEIFRVLETGQGNLVLVGPPGVGKTAIIEGLARKMIQNEVPKILQDKRLVSLSLGRLVAGASRPGEIEERMQIIIQEIIRAGNIILFIKDIHNLIGVKTTEGELDVAEILAEALEKKYFLLLATSTLGIYEHCLESSTLGQVLTKINIQEPDKNSAILICEAKVAAIEAKNKVFFSYGALEKAVELAERYLYEKFLPQKAIELLEEVAVFVRQRKGARAIVLKEDVAEIVAQKTGIPSEKISQEEKEKLLILEEKIHERIVNQEEAVHLVASAIRRARTELRDPKKPIVNLLFLGPTGVGKTELAKTVAEVYFGKEEKMIRLDMSEFQTKESLGRLIGCPSEPRGVLTEAVRRAPFSLLLLDEIEKAHPDILNLFLQVMDDGRLTDWQGKTINFTNLMIIGTSNAGTEFIQEALLAGKTIEEIKEILLKEKLSPYFRPEFLNRFDAVVIFKPLGKKELFAITQLILKKLSSQIEKKGITFQATEEAINELVEKGFDPIFGARALKRTIQEEVNNALANFLLTGKISRGDLVILEKGGKIKIERK